TCCTTCCTTAACCATTACATTTTGCGACTGAAAATCGCGATGGATCAAAGAGGCCTTCGTTTGCAGAAGCCCAGCGGCCAATCCGACCAGCTCCGTTTCCAGATCATTTTTTTCCTGCGGGGCAAGCTCCATCCGGCAGACGTTTTGAACAATATTTTCCAGAAAGTAGGTTCTCTCCCAACGGTACAATTTTTCATCATAACCCGGCATCAAAGGAAGCGAGTGCGAGGAATGGAGCTTCATGTTAATCTGCTCCGGGGAAAATGCGTGCATTTTTACGGCAAGCGCCAGCGTCTTTTCATAAATTGCACGTCGCTCCCCCCACGTTTTTTCGCGCAGGCTATAGAGATCGCGATCGCCCAGATCCTCCATCAAAATCAGCCGGCGTTCCGGATCGTGGTTATAAATGGCCGGCACACTGACGCCGCTTTCCCGAAGCAATGAGGCGGCGGCAACATAAACGTCGTTTTCCGCGTACATATCCCCGTAGCGCATCAGAATTGCCGACGGGGAACCAGGCGCTACGACTCGGAAATAGCGGCGATCCGACCCGCCCTTGCCGACCGCTGACAGCTCTACGGGGGTGTCGGCAAGAATCCCCAGCGTTGTCCGGACAAACGCCTCCTCGTCGGAATTATGACCGCATTTGTAACTGCTCAGGTTGTCAGGTTCATGATTCATGGTTTACGGTTTACGGTTTACGGTTTTTCGTAATTCAGCGGCGGCACGGAGGGGGCAATCCGAAGGTACGCCTCCAGATTGCCGACATCCTCCCATATCCCCTCGTCGATCACGACCGAGGCCACCGCGCCCGGTTTTTGTCTTATCATTTCCACCAAGGGCAAAATGATTGATTCCGCGTTACCACTGGTCAAACGGTGGAAAAACCTTCTCTCCACAATGTAGATGCCGGTAAAAAGACAGTTTCTCACTCCAGGATTGCCGAGAATATCCCGGATGTCGCAGATCCGATCCTGATTATCGAGAGAAACGTTTCTGTTCGCCCCCCGGCTCCTGAGGACCAGGGTAACTTCCCGGCCTTTTTCCCGGTGGGCGGCAAGCAGCCGGGAAAGCGGCATATCCGAAAGAATATCGCCGTTATAAACAAGCAGGCTTTCCCTCTCCACAAGCAGGTCTTCAATATTCTTGAGTCCGCCGGCCGTATCGAGCAGGATTGGC
The DNA window shown above is from Syntrophales bacterium and carries:
- a CDS encoding phosphotransferase; the protein is MNHEPDNLSSYKCGHNSDEEAFVRTTLGILADTPVELSAVGKGGSDRRYFRVVAPGSPSAILMRYGDMYAENDVYVAAASLLRESGVSVPAIYNHDPERRLILMEDLGDRDLYSLREKTWGERRAIYEKTLALAVKMHAFSPEQINMKLHSSHSLPLMPGYDEKLYRWERTYFLENIVQNVCRMELAPQEKNDLETELVGLAAGLLQTKASLIHRDFQSQNVMVKEGKPVLIDFQGMRFGSPFYDLGSLIYDPYVQFPEGARAYLLRFYYDLAGSTSSWEKFRALFFQASAQRLMQALGAYGFLGLTRGKPHFLLHIPRALQNLVEASGESGILPRLNDLARRCRGCIYPFS
- a CDS encoding sugar phosphate nucleotidyltransferase, which produces MMPTTCFILGAGLGTRLRPLTKSLPKPLLPMGGRPLVSYALDHCLTVGAERFIVNTHYLAAAYDAAFPDRLWRGKPIIFRHEPILLDTAGGLKNIEDLLVERESLLVYNGDILSDMPLSRLLAAHREKGREVTLVLRSRGANRNVSLDNQDRICDIRDILGNPGVRNCLFTGIYIVERRFFHRLTSGNAESIILPLVEMIRQKPGAVASVVIDEGIWEDVGNLEAYLRIAPSVPPLNYEKP